A single Arachnia propionica DNA region contains:
- the eccCa gene encoding type VII secretion protein EccCa, protein MSIRIVHRPARTTPALQSLPEVPLESPPTLADGSDGAGSAALRILPLLGAGAAMTVMMLFRRSNFAVIGALMMIVTVIASGVMMFSQRGRAGKERRESRDVYIEYLEKERDKLRADETRRLADAHRIHPAPGELLSIARSPDRLWERRRGDDDFLKLRIGIGTVHSRDIKVKSPQGSITRSDPFMDNEVELIKSRFSNTPNMPLLVNLDSIGAISVVGKRDFVQQVARLLTMQAATFHSPEDLQLALVVDDEHREDWDWFSWLPQLAAQNVQGPFGPGRVIVPSIARLRNVLGPELDSRSSSAAEARRAMLTGKEIQHGRILVLVDQYGQAATTFTPTDPQIKLSQVSTTVVYLLDDRRAEPGFITTRISAGREPGSFVVETYPKPDAAPKVVTGFLDDLNRDSTNALAHFLSPLRLSPDSHEHDAARNVMTFAELLGVPDYNNIDFSRAWAPRGETGFLRVAIGTDDMGEPVTLDLKEAAQYGMGPHGLCVGATGSGKSEMLRTLVLGLLVSHDPEDLAMVLVDYKGGATFAPFDGAPQVSGIITNLSDDASLIERVYASLSGEVQRRQQVLRDAGNIADITTYRALRAERPELGLAPFPHLLVIIDEFGELLTARPDFIELFLSIGRIGRSIGVHLMLSSQRIEGGKLRGLDTYLSYRIGLRTLSESESRTILETTDAFHLPPIPGYGYLKVDTTTYTRFRAGFVSGPLPEDPELEQKVEAPPVVLPVPSYLVTRAEAGDSMPAATRVSTKTTGPTVLSTVMDQLRQQKRATQPIWLPPLPEATTLDTVAGEPRPTSSGLRIHSSAPLRFPIGIIDDPARQWQDTWELDLLTSGGHTQVAGGPGSGKTTLLRTIAASLALTHPPSLVSVYVLDLLGSSLLNLRDLINVGGVAVRADHEVVRRTLEELRGLLNQRELIFQQLRIDSLATLRNITDDPSLNLAEVVLLIDGYGQLSEEFEELTDIVFDLLRRGAAHGIHVIATTTRWNEIRLAQQSFFGTRIEFRLTDPTESAHGRRLAETLPADRPGRALVTDGLFTHVALPRIDGVDSAEDVSDGLQHLSEAVAVGATERAVPVRLLPANLSPDGVELPEGRALVALGLDETDLSTTVLDMNGPDRHLIIFGDSGTGRTTMLRRVVTELVRTHSSDELVFAVFDPRRSLTGVVPEGYLGGTATSAVLAQKLVTAIVPELEARVPRSVDSSVEVAPPTPHIVILIDDYDALGSGAGPFKALMPFVPMGNEVGLSVVLTRRMTGAGRAMYDPLVNTMRDSGAAGFMFSGDRSEGMLLGNQRPRALPIGRAMLLHSGQPVRTVQIVNQPDQVTETGEN, encoded by the coding sequence ATGAGCATCCGGATTGTTCACCGACCGGCCAGAACCACCCCTGCCCTGCAATCGCTGCCGGAAGTTCCGCTGGAGTCCCCGCCCACCCTCGCAGACGGGAGCGACGGGGCAGGTTCTGCCGCACTGCGAATCCTGCCCCTGCTCGGAGCCGGCGCCGCTATGACCGTCATGATGCTGTTCCGGCGCTCCAATTTCGCGGTCATCGGCGCACTCATGATGATCGTCACAGTCATCGCCTCCGGCGTCATGATGTTCAGCCAACGGGGCAGGGCAGGCAAGGAACGCCGTGAAAGCCGTGATGTCTACATCGAGTATCTGGAGAAGGAACGCGACAAGTTGCGGGCTGATGAGACCAGACGACTCGCCGACGCCCATCGCATCCATCCCGCACCCGGGGAACTACTCAGTATCGCCAGATCGCCCGACCGGCTGTGGGAGCGTCGTCGCGGTGACGATGACTTCCTAAAGCTCCGGATTGGCATCGGCACCGTCCATTCCCGCGACATCAAGGTGAAATCCCCCCAAGGGTCGATCACCCGCAGCGACCCTTTCATGGACAACGAGGTGGAACTGATCAAGTCGCGTTTCAGCAACACCCCGAACATGCCGCTGCTGGTCAACCTCGATTCCATAGGCGCAATCAGCGTCGTCGGGAAGCGGGATTTCGTTCAACAGGTGGCGCGCCTGCTCACCATGCAGGCCGCAACCTTCCACTCCCCTGAGGACCTTCAACTCGCGCTTGTCGTTGACGACGAGCATCGCGAAGACTGGGACTGGTTCTCGTGGTTACCGCAGCTCGCCGCGCAGAACGTCCAAGGCCCGTTCGGACCGGGCAGAGTGATCGTGCCGAGCATCGCGCGGCTGCGCAATGTGTTAGGCCCTGAACTCGACTCCCGTTCCTCCAGCGCGGCCGAGGCCCGTCGCGCCATGCTCACAGGCAAGGAGATACAGCACGGCCGCATCCTCGTTCTGGTGGACCAGTACGGCCAGGCGGCCACAACTTTTACACCAACGGATCCGCAAATCAAACTGAGCCAGGTGAGCACCACGGTCGTTTACCTCCTGGACGATCGCAGGGCCGAACCCGGGTTCATCACAACGCGGATCAGCGCAGGAAGGGAACCAGGGAGTTTCGTGGTCGAAACCTACCCGAAACCTGATGCCGCCCCCAAAGTCGTCACCGGTTTCCTCGATGACCTGAACCGGGACTCGACGAATGCCCTGGCCCATTTCCTCAGCCCGCTGCGTCTGTCCCCTGACTCGCACGAACACGACGCCGCACGCAACGTCATGACCTTCGCCGAACTGCTGGGGGTGCCCGACTACAACAACATCGACTTCTCCCGGGCGTGGGCGCCGCGCGGCGAGACCGGATTCCTGCGGGTCGCCATCGGAACCGATGACATGGGCGAACCCGTGACCCTCGATCTCAAGGAGGCCGCCCAGTACGGCATGGGCCCGCACGGCCTGTGCGTCGGGGCGACGGGTTCCGGCAAGAGCGAGATGCTGCGCACCCTGGTGCTGGGGCTGCTGGTCAGCCACGATCCGGAGGATCTGGCGATGGTGCTCGTCGACTACAAGGGCGGCGCCACCTTCGCTCCCTTCGACGGCGCACCCCAGGTCTCGGGCATCATCACGAACCTGTCCGACGACGCCAGCCTCATCGAACGCGTCTACGCCAGCCTGTCCGGCGAGGTGCAGCGACGCCAACAGGTGTTGCGCGACGCCGGGAACATCGCGGACATCACCACCTACCGGGCGTTGCGCGCCGAACGTCCCGAGCTGGGTCTGGCCCCGTTCCCGCACCTGCTGGTCATCATCGACGAGTTCGGCGAGCTCCTGACCGCCCGGCCCGACTTCATCGAGTTGTTCCTGTCCATCGGCCGGATCGGACGCTCCATCGGAGTGCACCTGATGCTGTCGAGCCAGCGGATCGAAGGCGGCAAACTGCGCGGGCTCGACACCTACCTGTCCTACCGGATCGGTTTGCGAACCCTGTCGGAGAGCGAGTCCCGCACCATCCTGGAAACCACCGACGCCTTCCACCTGCCTCCGATCCCCGGCTACGGCTACCTGAAGGTGGACACCACCACCTACACCCGGTTCCGCGCAGGTTTCGTCTCCGGCCCACTGCCGGAGGACCCGGAGCTCGAACAAAAAGTTGAAGCCCCTCCCGTCGTGCTCCCGGTGCCCAGCTATCTCGTCACCCGCGCCGAGGCAGGTGACAGCATGCCCGCAGCAACGCGTGTGAGCACGAAAACGACAGGTCCAACGGTTCTCAGCACCGTCATGGATCAGCTCCGGCAGCAGAAACGCGCCACCCAACCGATCTGGCTGCCCCCGCTGCCCGAAGCCACCACGCTGGACACGGTCGCGGGCGAACCCCGACCGACGAGTTCCGGGCTGCGGATCCACTCCAGCGCCCCGCTGCGTTTCCCCATCGGAATCATCGACGACCCAGCCCGCCAATGGCAGGACACGTGGGAACTGGATCTTCTCACTTCCGGCGGCCACACCCAGGTCGCGGGAGGACCAGGCAGCGGAAAGACGACCCTGCTGCGCACCATCGCTGCATCGCTGGCGCTAACCCATCCACCATCGTTGGTCAGCGTCTACGTCTTGGACCTGCTCGGCTCATCGCTGCTGAACCTGCGCGACCTGATCAACGTGGGCGGAGTGGCCGTCCGCGCCGACCACGAGGTGGTGCGACGCACCTTGGAGGAGCTGCGGGGACTGTTGAATCAACGTGAGCTGATCTTCCAGCAGCTTCGGATTGACTCCTTGGCGACATTACGCAACATCACCGACGATCCCTCGCTCAATCTCGCGGAGGTCGTGCTGCTCATCGACGGCTACGGACAGCTCTCGGAGGAATTCGAGGAGCTTACCGACATCGTGTTCGACCTGCTACGCCGCGGCGCCGCGCACGGCATCCATGTCATAGCCACCACAACCCGCTGGAACGAGATCCGTCTGGCGCAGCAGAGTTTTTTCGGTACCAGAATCGAGTTCAGGCTGACTGACCCGACTGAGTCCGCGCACGGCAGACGCCTAGCGGAAACCCTACCCGCGGATCGTCCCGGCCGCGCTTTGGTCACCGACGGTCTGTTCACGCATGTCGCACTTCCCAGGATCGACGGGGTTGATTCCGCCGAGGACGTCTCCGACGGGTTGCAGCATCTCTCGGAAGCGGTTGCGGTCGGCGCAACCGAGCGGGCCGTGCCGGTCAGGCTGCTCCCGGCAAACCTCTCCCCCGACGGAGTCGAACTTCCCGAAGGCAGGGCGTTGGTGGCTCTAGGTCTGGACGAAACCGACCTCTCGACCACGGTGCTGGACATGAACGGACCCGACAGACACCTCATCATCTTTGGTGACTCCGGGACCGGACGCACCACGATGCTGAGGCGGGTGGTCACTGAACTGGTTCGCACTCACAGCTCCGACGAACTGGTTTTCGCGGTCTTCGATCCCCGGCGTTCCCTGACCGGCGTCGTTCCGGAGGGTTATCTAGGCGGAACTGCCACCAGTGCCGTCCTGGCACAGAAACTGGTGACCGCCATCGTGCCGGAACTCGAGGCCAGGGTGCCGCGCAGCGTGGACTCATCCGTCGAGGTGGCGCCCCCAACACCACACATCGTTATTCTCATCGACGACTACGACGCCCTGGGATCGGGTGCCGGACCGTTCAAGGCGTTGATGCCATTTGTCCCGATGGGCAACGAGGTCGGGTTGTCGGTCGTGCTGACCAGGCGGATGACCGGCGCGGGACGGGCCATGTACGACCCCCTGGTCAATACGATGCGCGACTCCGGAGCCGCCGGGTTCATGTTCTCCGGAGACCGCTCCGAGGGCATGCTGCTCGGCAACCAAAGGCCACGCGCCCTACCGATCGGCCGCGCCATGTTGTTGCATTCCGGACAGCCAGTGCGAACGGTACAGATCGTGAACCAACCCGACCAGGTGACGGAAACGGGCGAAAACTGA
- a CDS encoding DUF3800 domain-containing protein: protein MNWESQSPLFGEVEKDWFRLPDDVPVSTIFVDESGAKNSSGGFFVVGFLKARESAALDREIRHLRQRHKFFEEMKFSGIKRESLRFFYDMVELVADSDVRVGGSVYDSRRSFIGRRATWEVQANMSAKLVVANVNKGELVNVFLDLVQTPHGETVAARVRDQANQKLGQRAVLGCYDLDSKSNNLLQVADVIAGSIAYARRSWAGDTPDAPGTE, encoded by the coding sequence ATGAACTGGGAATCGCAATCTCCTCTTTTCGGGGAGGTTGAGAAGGATTGGTTCCGCCTCCCCGACGATGTTCCAGTGTCCACGATCTTCGTTGACGAAAGCGGAGCAAAGAACTCCAGCGGTGGATTTTTCGTCGTGGGGTTTCTGAAAGCGCGTGAAAGTGCTGCACTGGATCGTGAGATTCGACACCTGCGACAGCGGCACAAATTTTTCGAGGAAATGAAATTTAGTGGAATAAAGCGAGAGTCCCTCAGGTTCTTTTACGACATGGTGGAGCTCGTCGCCGATTCAGATGTGCGCGTAGGGGGGTCTGTATACGATTCGCGTCGATCATTCATAGGTCGACGTGCGACCTGGGAGGTGCAGGCGAACATGTCAGCAAAGCTTGTGGTCGCGAATGTCAACAAGGGGGAATTGGTCAATGTGTTTCTTGACCTGGTGCAAACTCCACATGGCGAGACAGTGGCGGCTCGGGTCCGGGACCAAGCCAATCAGAAATTGGGACAGCGCGCGGTTCTGGGGTGCTACGACCTCGATTCGAAGTCGAACAATTTGCTGCAGGTAGCGGATGTCATCGCAGGATCCATTGCCTATGCACGCCGCTCCTGGGCCGGGGATACACCAGATGCTCCTGGGACAGAGTAG
- a CDS encoding MinD/ParA family ATP-binding protein: MKSPYWDVTITGRSDATVNGVSVEMVVPTNVYSSVFQHLATAARQAGRPVLARGVDETRGGRVSWFTVDADGQAAAAQPPEAMSTNSQAASPSRAALPTPRRAPVAHSTHPEPQHEAPEPSTESSPARALARPESQMPGPSVPASPARARMPEPQESTISPVPPDAPPPPEPPRQPAPPGRPEPPRQLEAQKTLPPAISPTMPPRQAPPPPKAPQRPNSSQRPDAPPRKGPPQPPPRPKPQEFSPPTASPDVPFRSISMNVPPPQAPPSQETPPSSLLVRPPKAVPQGGFRGAMYRLTSGRVNFGPSQTQIRLAERDSRISRSLERPYSTVFLSFKGGIGKTSTAVGVGLALAQARGVPPIAIDADPDSGDLAERLLGEEEMLRVRPRSITDLVRDIPNVRTWTDLSGYITQVDRLHVVAGEQDPAVSDSLTAEGYKRVHDLVQNFFSVILTDCGTGVTHNAMSGILSKADSVVIATGYAFSGVKRAVSTIDWLSQHGYEKLAQEAIVVLTDKDNVSIRVQKDMVRTHLATHSRQVFVVPNDQAVADGDRINLERVQPRTREAWAEVAAALIDGYQ, translated from the coding sequence ATGAAGTCGCCCTACTGGGATGTCACCATTACGGGTAGAAGCGATGCGACTGTCAATGGGGTATCGGTCGAGATGGTGGTGCCCACCAACGTCTACTCGTCGGTGTTCCAGCACCTCGCCACCGCGGCGCGCCAGGCGGGTCGGCCCGTGCTCGCCCGGGGCGTGGACGAGACCCGCGGTGGCCGGGTGTCGTGGTTCACGGTGGACGCCGACGGACAGGCGGCCGCCGCCCAGCCTCCCGAGGCGATGTCCACCAACAGCCAGGCCGCATCCCCCAGCAGGGCAGCCCTGCCGACGCCGCGGCGTGCCCCGGTCGCGCACTCGACGCACCCGGAACCCCAGCACGAGGCCCCCGAACCCTCGACCGAATCGTCACCCGCCCGTGCCCTGGCCAGGCCGGAATCGCAGATGCCCGGACCCAGCGTGCCGGCCTCTCCTGCGCGGGCGCGAATGCCGGAACCCCAGGAAAGCACCATCTCCCCGGTGCCGCCGGACGCACCCCCGCCGCCCGAACCGCCCCGGCAACCGGCGCCGCCCGGGCGTCCGGAACCGCCCCGGCAACTGGAGGCACAGAAAACGCTGCCGCCCGCGATCTCGCCGACCATGCCCCCCAGGCAGGCCCCGCCGCCACCCAAGGCGCCCCAGCGACCGAACTCCTCGCAGCGACCCGACGCGCCCCCCAGGAAGGGCCCACCGCAGCCACCCCCGCGGCCGAAACCGCAGGAGTTCTCCCCGCCGACTGCCTCCCCCGACGTGCCGTTCCGGTCGATCTCGATGAACGTGCCCCCGCCCCAAGCCCCTCCCTCGCAGGAGACACCACCGTCGTCGCTGCTCGTGCGTCCCCCGAAGGCCGTGCCCCAAGGCGGTTTCCGCGGGGCGATGTACCGGTTGACGTCGGGGCGCGTGAACTTCGGTCCCAGCCAAACCCAGATCCGTCTCGCGGAACGGGACTCCCGGATCTCCCGGTCGCTGGAACGCCCCTACAGCACCGTGTTCCTGTCCTTCAAGGGTGGCATCGGCAAGACATCGACGGCGGTCGGGGTGGGCCTGGCCCTCGCCCAAGCGCGTGGCGTGCCCCCCATCGCCATCGACGCCGACCCGGACTCAGGGGACCTGGCCGAGCGGCTGCTCGGGGAGGAGGAGATGCTGCGCGTCCGTCCCCGCAGCATCACCGACCTGGTGCGAGACATCCCCAACGTGCGGACCTGGACGGACCTGTCCGGCTACATCACCCAGGTCGACCGGCTGCACGTCGTCGCGGGCGAACAGGACCCCGCGGTTTCGGACAGTCTCACGGCCGAGGGCTACAAACGCGTCCACGACCTGGTGCAGAACTTCTTCTCCGTGATCCTCACCGACTGCGGCACCGGCGTGACCCACAACGCCATGAGCGGGATTCTCTCCAAAGCCGACAGTGTCGTGATCGCCACCGGCTACGCCTTCTCCGGGGTCAAGAGGGCCGTCAGCACCATCGACTGGCTCTCGCAACACGGCTACGAAAAACTGGCCCAGGAAGCGATCGTCGTCCTCACCGACAAGGACAACGTGTCGATCCGGGTGCAGAAGGACATGGTGCGCACCCACTTGGCCACCCACAGCAGGCAGGTGTTCGTGGTCCCGAACGACCAGGCCGTCGCTGACGGCGACCGCATAAACCTGGAACGGGTCCAACCCCGCACGAGGGAGGCATGGGCGGAGGTCGCCGCGGCCCTGATCGACGGCTACCAGTAA
- a CDS encoding Ig-like domain-containing protein: MKTISARRGRRSLAVFLAFLIGLAGIAIVSPAARADEVAAIDSTSVKLTKMDAEEAAIYMWSNVRVDANWSIPDGTGHAGDTFKIMLPKELGGAEGTFELKGREGDQLTYGSCEITKTEVVCTLNANVEGKNNVGGSLWVKTQVIALTTASKLSFEVSNGTKVEVPLPDGQQGIGYKPYVPAEIDKSGWFPGADQSTIHWRIVIPGDKISDRSSVTITDDYLQAGSNLTVSAGHPKIFWIPSTPKCWNELESAECRNDLSDSSVPSSTVTIDDDKDQVKAVLDNKGQNFQANRIYVFDLELTTDGEIPVGSQYVNRGFVDGEMRTARTVKTSSGGGTGSGDTVGHISVKKAVTNGNVPGDTVFPVTWSYQYKGATRTGELSVRADGTPETLNNIPSGVVVTLTEKVPVVAGVDFGDPVFSGAGVSDGVPDANSARVRVEGLKTAEVTLTNPVIPVVKPILSRVDVTPGVCAPGASEPSEPTVEVGPTDGITYSVPEFTRAGDQVTVKVTATPVAGREIDDQNLPAGWVANGDGSFTFTTTVTQPVCEKVVTPVVPIVDPGVCPVDSTTPTQPTVTGVEDTEQIDYSEPVVVVNGDQVTVTVTAAAKPGYRIDTTNLPEGWAVVGGVVTYTTTVTQPKCVTPVAPRIDVGVCPADSLTPTPPSAAFDPVEGLEFSEPRVEVRDGKVTVTATVTAKAGFQIGGPLPEGWTRVNEITAKFTTTKDQPVCQPKKVAPVTPTVSASVCKVGSTTPSEPEVTLPVTEGVAYAVTGREIVGGKFRYTVTATPVSEMFVIDADKLGAGWGAPVNGVSTYTGEVDVPACVTPVAPRIDVGTCPVGATTPTPPSASFDPVEGLEFSEPKIEVKDGKVTVTATAAAKPGFQIGGVLPEGWTRVDETTAEFSATRDQPVCDTPTPTPTVPPSVTPTPAPTTTVTPKPVKPGLPKTGA, encoded by the coding sequence TTGAAAACAATCAGTGCCCGCAGGGGGCGGAGATCGCTGGCGGTCTTCCTGGCATTCCTGATCGGTTTGGCCGGGATCGCGATCGTGAGCCCCGCGGCCAGGGCCGATGAGGTCGCGGCCATTGACTCAACGAGCGTCAAACTCACGAAAATGGACGCCGAAGAGGCCGCGATCTACATGTGGAGCAATGTCCGGGTGGATGCGAACTGGAGCATCCCGGACGGCACCGGGCACGCCGGTGACACATTCAAGATCATGCTGCCGAAGGAACTCGGGGGAGCCGAGGGCACCTTCGAGCTCAAGGGCAGGGAGGGTGATCAGCTCACCTACGGGAGCTGCGAGATCACCAAGACCGAGGTGGTGTGCACCCTCAATGCGAACGTCGAAGGCAAGAACAACGTCGGCGGCTCGCTCTGGGTGAAAACCCAGGTCATCGCCCTGACGACGGCCTCCAAGCTCAGTTTCGAAGTGAGCAACGGAACAAAGGTGGAGGTGCCGCTTCCCGACGGGCAGCAGGGCATCGGCTACAAACCCTACGTCCCGGCCGAGATCGACAAGTCCGGGTGGTTCCCCGGCGCCGACCAGAGCACTATCCACTGGCGCATCGTGATTCCCGGGGACAAGATCTCCGATCGCTCCAGCGTGACCATCACTGACGACTACCTGCAGGCGGGATCGAACCTCACCGTGTCCGCGGGACATCCGAAGATCTTCTGGATCCCCAGCACCCCGAAATGCTGGAACGAACTCGAAAGCGCGGAATGCCGCAACGACCTGAGCGACTCCAGCGTGCCGTCGAGCACCGTCACGATCGATGACGACAAGGACCAGGTGAAGGCCGTTCTCGACAACAAGGGCCAGAATTTCCAGGCCAACCGGATCTACGTGTTCGACCTGGAACTCACGACCGACGGCGAGATCCCCGTCGGTTCCCAGTACGTCAACCGGGGATTCGTGGACGGTGAAATGCGCACCGCCCGTACCGTGAAAACCTCCTCGGGTGGTGGCACGGGTTCCGGTGACACCGTCGGGCACATCAGTGTCAAGAAAGCCGTCACGAACGGCAATGTTCCCGGTGACACCGTGTTCCCGGTGACCTGGTCCTACCAGTACAAGGGTGCCACCCGCACCGGGGAACTGTCGGTCAGGGCCGATGGGACACCGGAGACACTCAACAACATCCCCAGTGGTGTGGTCGTCACCCTGACCGAGAAGGTTCCGGTGGTGGCCGGGGTTGATTTTGGTGATCCGGTGTTCTCCGGTGCCGGGGTGAGTGATGGGGTTCCGGATGCCAACAGTGCCCGGGTGAGGGTCGAGGGCCTGAAGACCGCCGAGGTGACTCTCACCAACCCGGTGATTCCGGTGGTCAAACCGATTCTGAGTAGGGTTGATGTGACGCCGGGGGTGTGTGCTCCGGGTGCGTCGGAGCCGTCGGAGCCCACGGTTGAGGTTGGTCCTACTGATGGGATCACGTATTCGGTTCCGGAGTTCACCAGGGCCGGGGATCAGGTGACGGTGAAGGTGACCGCGACGCCGGTTGCGGGTAGGGAGATCGATGATCAGAATCTTCCGGCGGGGTGGGTTGCCAATGGTGATGGTTCCTTCACTTTCACCACGACGGTCACCCAGCCGGTGTGTGAGAAGGTTGTGACTCCCGTGGTGCCGATCGTGGATCCGGGGGTGTGCCCGGTGGATTCGACCACCCCCACCCAGCCGACCGTCACGGGTGTTGAGGACACCGAGCAGATCGACTACAGCGAGCCCGTCGTCGTCGTGAACGGTGACCAGGTGACGGTGACCGTGACCGCCGCCGCGAAGCCCGGGTATCGGATTGATACTACGAATCTGCCCGAGGGATGGGCGGTTGTTGGTGGTGTGGTGACCTACACCACCACGGTCACCCAGCCGAAGTGTGTGACTCCTGTTGCTCCGAGGATTGATGTTGGTGTTTGTCCTGCGGATTCGTTGACGCCGACGCCTCCGAGCGCGGCTTTTGATCCGGTGGAGGGTTTGGAGTTTTCCGAGCCGAGGGTTGAGGTCAGGGATGGGAAGGTGACGGTCACTGCGACTGTGACGGCGAAGGCGGGGTTCCAGATCGGTGGTCCGTTGCCGGAGGGTTGGACGCGGGTGAACGAGATCACTGCGAAGTTCACCACCACCAAGGATCAGCCGGTGTGTCAGCCCAAGAAGGTGGCTCCGGTGACGCCGACGGTTTCAGCGAGTGTTTGCAAGGTTGGTTCCACCACGCCCAGTGAGCCTGAGGTCACGTTGCCGGTCACGGAGGGCGTCGCCTATGCGGTGACTGGCCGTGAAATTGTTGGCGGGAAGTTCAGGTACACCGTCACCGCGACTCCGGTGAGTGAGATGTTCGTGATTGATGCCGACAAGCTTGGTGCGGGTTGGGGTGCTCCTGTGAATGGGGTTTCCACCTACACCGGTGAGGTTGATGTTCCTGCGTGTGTGACTCCCGTCGCCCCGAGGATCGATGTGGGTACCTGCCCGGTCGGGGCAACCACCCCGACACCTCCGAGTGCCTCGTTTGATCCGGTGGAGGGTTTGGAGTTCTCCGAGCCCAAGATTGAGGTCAAGGACGGGAAGGTGACCGTTACGGCGACTGCTGCGGCGAAGCCTGGTTTCCAGATTGGTGGTGTCCTGCCTGAGGGCTGGACCCGGGTTGACGAAACCACCGCGGAGTTCTCTGCTACTAGGGATCAGCCGGTGTGCGACACCCCGACGCCGACGCCGACGGTTCCTCCGTCGGTGACCCCGACCCCGGCGCCGACGACCACCGTCACCCCGAAGCCGGTCAAACCGGGCCTGCCCAAGACCGGCGCCTGA
- a CDS encoding neutral zinc metallopeptidase, with translation MNSSSQDTSSAPYTTSEPRITPMWTATPGRTATPEKTATPRTRPSSQPTVSLPQVEVPSLPSWLPSREWKDLPTTSNKAPTGLIDHPVYKANYPVGNCPTSPKGFKNRESHTAYYESLIACLQEVWRPYLTALGVEQKSVDLVAYESNVNTPCGSDNQNLTAFYCPSNTTIYVSRKKYEYDADYGQYAAQTAIHEHFHHVQNQLGILSMSKKFDADEMEVSRRIELQDICSTSRLQLTLNLGITADDYKSFLKTPLGDEEHGTKETIIHWKNRGFYMTTLQGCNTWGVSSREVA, from the coding sequence GTGAACAGCTCGTCCCAGGACACGTCCAGCGCCCCCTACACAACATCGGAGCCCCGGATCACCCCGATGTGGACCGCCACCCCGGGGCGGACCGCCACCCCGGAAAAAACCGCCACCCCTAGGACGAGGCCGTCGTCGCAACCGACCGTTTCCCTTCCTCAGGTCGAGGTGCCGTCGCTGCCGTCCTGGCTTCCGTCACGCGAGTGGAAAGACCTTCCGACCACCAGCAACAAGGCACCCACCGGGCTGATTGACCACCCGGTGTACAAGGCGAACTATCCCGTCGGGAACTGCCCGACCTCGCCGAAGGGATTCAAGAACCGCGAGAGTCACACCGCGTACTACGAATCCTTGATCGCGTGTCTCCAGGAGGTGTGGCGCCCCTACCTGACGGCCCTCGGCGTCGAACAGAAGTCCGTCGACCTGGTCGCCTACGAATCGAACGTCAATACCCCGTGCGGTTCCGACAACCAAAATCTCACGGCTTTCTACTGCCCCAGTAACACCACCATCTACGTGTCGCGGAAGAAATACGAGTACGACGCCGATTACGGGCAGTATGCCGCCCAGACCGCCATTCACGAGCACTTCCACCACGTGCAGAACCAGCTGGGAATCCTCAGTATGAGTAAAAAGTTTGATGCGGACGAGATGGAGGTCAGCCGCCGTATCGAACTCCAGGACATCTGTTCTACCTCACGCCTCCAGCTGACCCTGAACCTGGGTATTACCGCCGACGACTACAAGAGCTTCTTGAAAACCCCGTTGGGAGACGAGGAGCACGGCACCAAGGAGACGATCATCCATTGGAAGAACCGGGGCTTCTACATGACGACACTGCAGGGTTGCAACACCTGGGGGGTTTCCTCTAGGGAAGTGGCCTGA